CCATTCCTCTAACGCTGACGGACGCACACGCACGTCTCCTCGGCGAGAGTTTAACGAAACAGCTGACGTACTCCCTGCGTCAGCGATCCGCCTGGCGCGCATGCGCGCTCCGCCTTGGCTTCGGCTAGAGTCGCTCGATTTAAACAGCAGCTTTCATAGGCGCGTGACACTAATATATTTCTGGGAAAGCAAGTCAGATGTGTATTCGAGCGTTTATAAAGTGAAAACAacgggaaaaaaattaaataaatatagggagaaaaaaaactcgacgcaatttttatacgaagaggaaaatgtttaaagatgcgaaataaatatttactgtaaaatttttgcaaaactttGTTGTTGtcattaatttcattactATCAtctatttcaacatttttttttctcaatgcgCTTGACAATACGTGTAATAACGGTAATCTGTACCTATCCAAAAAGATGGTGgatcgtattaattttatttattagaaaactcTCAAATCCAACTTAAAATGGCGATTCGAAAGGATTGATTCGAGTGACTCTATCATTGAAAGTAGCACATTTTCATTACCTTGCACGTGGTAGCTTCGAGAATCTTCTTCGATATAATTAGAACGTTCACCTCACGGATGACGAAGACTAATGAAGCGTTTCCAACATATGTAGAGTATTCTACGTACTGATTggttgaaattattaataaaacatccaGCCACTCACGTGGCAGATTACATGTGACTCATGACTGTTTTCAGACGACACGGGAGATCGTCCCGATTGCGCACATGTTCGATTGGACCACACAAATcgaccgatgcctagggtaACCAGCACAGTTGACCAATCAAAGCGTCTCATTTTCATCTGGCCAATAAGCATTGTGTCCGATCGATACTCAGCAGTGTTTTCTTGCTAGAACACCCTAGGATTAAAGTTGTGGAGGATTCACCCTGGATTCCGATGTATGCTCTATAACCAATAGAAAAGTTTGTCTTCTAGGGACGAAAATGTCGCTAGTTACAATTCACACTTTCTATTGAACACACTTGAATATTTGAGGTAGTGGCAATGGCTATCTTTTGCATTCACTGAAAGCTCGGGAAAGATGTTTGAGACCCAATCTAGGttagatagaaaatatttatgtgacACGAGTTCTAACCTCcgactaatttatatatttacgaaagattaattttatttaagaaagtaCATAAACAGTcctattttcaagattttaaaaattaacaataattttgtagaaagaataattatagatttcttttaatttatctattttttgcaagtcatatttactttacattgttttaaaattttctttctaattgcACAGTTTTTTCTCGTTCGATGAAGCCTTagaattattaagattatttcattttgaatGTAGTAATgacaaaagtattaaaaatcagTAAGAAGTATTGCAAGTCACGTAAAGACTTCGTCGGAAATCTTTAGTcgtaaacatttaataattcattaaacgAAAGAGATGTTTAAGATGCTATGTATTTGAGAAAAACAACTTAATCATTTAAAGTATAGATAAAATCAACTTCAATTCAAAGATAAGGTATTCTATGCtgccaaaataattaatatcttgctcatctaaaaatagaattattacgACATGGACAAATATCACTAGATGATTCTGCTGATAAATTTTGagcaaaaaatgaagaaattcaTTTCGATTTTTGCTGTTTCATGatcattagtttttaaattagatcAGTCTTGTTTTTTTAGCAGATAGTTTCTTTTTCTagtcattttttatacatgtgttGAACGTTATCTGgtcaaagtatatatatatatatatatatatatatatatatatatatatatatatatatatataagtagtgGGAGAGATAGATATTTGTGTGCAAAGTGCACAGTACGTAATATACAGTATACTGTGATTGTGATAGTATCGTGTATCGTGCATAAGACGAGACGTATTAGTCCGTATCAGTCTGTTTTTTGCTGCGTCAAGTACGAAACGTGCTGTAGAATCTTCAAATTACATTCGAAGAgtgatacttttttataaaaggttTTTAATCTAAAACGAAATGGCTGAGATAAGTTCCGAATTGCTTCAAATATTTGGCTTTTGGGGCAGCATATTGGTTCTAAAATTGCTGGCCATGGCGCCATTGACTGCACGACAACgatttgcaaaaaaagtaataaagatATGAAACGCCGAAATTTCTTTTCTGtgaattcttatttaataaacataaaatttttaatagatttgcaataattatataattgtattactatattaaataaaatagcaacttttatatacaaatataattctctctttctgttaataaaaatttaataaagataaattattactaaaaatatatatatatatatatattttagagaataattaaatttaattttaaaaatgatataaatatatttttcttgaatttcttccctaatttaatttagaaaacaaATCTTACTATATTtggttttagaattttttgtaaatgttaGACTCTATCATGtagaatgaaattaatttgtgatatttattaCAGGTATTTTCGAATGAAGAAGATCTAAAATTTGCAGATGGTAAAGGCAAAGTGGCACACAATGATCCAGATGTGGAGCGTGTACGAAGGGCACACCAAAATGATCTGGAGAATATTCTGCCATggtttataattacatatctgTGGTTAGGTACTGGACCCGCACCATGGTTAGCTAAAATATTGATACGAACGTTTGTATTTACTCGAATAACTCAtactatttcatatatttttcttgcgcAACAACCTATAAGAGCGTTAGCTTTCTTTGTGGGATTTGGAATTACAGGTTATCAAACACTTTCCACATTGTTATactatttctaattatatacagaaagacaatttttgataaagtatacatttttatctataatgttataataatctataatgtTATCTTCATATATGagtataatagaaatatttgtatttagaagtaacataatattttggtATTTGatggtaaaataattattgttatatttttaaaaatattttacacattcctgaaatatatgatatataatacactcttctctcttttatttttatgtacaaacatatacatatttttagacatattttatttataaaaaattaaactgaaTGTATATTTCTCTATGTATAATGAGAAGTTAAAAAGAACTCTGGTATCTCTTCAGCTCGTTTGCACAAACAACATCAAGGTCGCATATCGCGTAATCGCGCTTCTTAAGTCTATAgcgcgctttctctctctctctctttttcacgtttatatacttattcgACATATGAAAAgatttcatacattttataaatctgatatatttgcatataaatcgtatatatatatatatatatatatatatatatatatatatatatatatatataattaatccttACTCCGTACTATTGTTTTTAGAGCTagattaagtttattaatatgtaaaagtatttttaaaaatctaaaaaaatttatatactttgatCTTTCTAAGTAAAgactagaataataaaaatataaaaataatttgcttaatatattgttaaatatttgtttaaatatattattttactattatctGTTTTCGAGAAGTtaacgttgttagaaaaattgcAGACAAAAATAATCCAAATTGCTATTTTGCGTTCATATTTTACGAAacgatttctttatatatgttgaCACATCCTGTATAAAGTTTGCATAAGTAGCTGTTATATATTCGCGCACGCGTCTTAACATATGTTGAAGGCGCATACGCGAACCTCACCGTACGCGGTCGTCATGACGGCGGCACCGCGACGCTGACAAACGCGGGAATGTCAGACGTCGCGACGCGTCTGTGACGTGCTAGTCGCCGttatcatcgtcgtcgtcgtcgtcgtcggtgCCGCGGCGTTCTTTAACAATCGACTATGCTTTGATCCGTACTTTTACCGCGTTAAATCGCGGGACTCTTGCCGGCGTGGTCTGTTAATGCAGGATGCAGAAATGCAGAGGGACACTCGCAAAAATCAAGAATCGCGCTAGAAAATTCGGGCTTCTCGTACGAGGATCGATATCTGAACCGCGAAGCGATCGAGAGATACGATCATAGGTAAGCACGATATATTCTTTCTATCATAAGTAataagatttctttttattcttttagtaaaataaaaaaaattttaaacacttgAGACAGCatgtttttaattgcaattcaATGAACAAATAGCACTGACACTGTATGTATAttagattcttttttaaatcagatgatttatatatatatatatatatatatatatatatatatatatatatatatataaaaatgcttttgatattttctattatttggtgtaattttatcatacatatatttttttacatttcttttatcgTGTGTATTTTAAACACATGCATAAAAGTGCATTGTGTTTAAAATAAGTAGAGTTCAGGCGGTTGAATAACGTAGGAGGAATTCCTTATCTTATATCCATGCAATTTTCTCCTTTGTTCCGACGACAAACACGGATACCCGAGATACACGCGAATAGAATCAAACGCGGGCAGGTCATTCCCTGCACCTGCACCTCAATTTCTGTGAGGATCAAGCCTTTTTCTTTTAGTCTGAATAGAAAAGCCAGTTGAACGATTCTTTCTCACGTGCAACGGTTTGCATAGGAAGGTAGAAGCATGTCTTATCGAAAATTGGAATAAGTTTACAGCTTCTTTATGctgataatttcttaaaaggtTTGCGATTAAATGTATTTCCTTAATCAGTCttgtatatcatttatacattattaattaatttaatttaatatagtgGCATAatcaatttcatttaaataaataaataaaaatttttttcaaaaagaagaCCTTTTTGTTTATAGAAAATTCAAACACACATATGTGtacattgttttaaataatttaatttaatttaaattatatatatatgtatatacatatgtattttatatatatatatatatattttacttttctcttttatatataacattatatatatagagcatACATCATTTTcgacattaaattaatt
This sequence is a window from Anoplolepis gracilipes chromosome 10, ASM4749672v1, whole genome shotgun sequence. Protein-coding genes within it:
- the LOC140670432 gene encoding microsomal glutathione S-transferase 1, with amino-acid sequence MAEISSELLQIFGFWGSILVLKLLAMAPLTARQRFAKKVFSNEEDLKFADGKGKVAHNDPDVERVRRAHQNDLENILPWFIITYLWLGTGPAPWLAKILIRTFVFTRITHTISYIFLAQQPIRALAFFVGFGITGYQTLSTLLYYF